One window of Lemur catta isolate mLemCat1 chromosome 3, mLemCat1.pri, whole genome shotgun sequence genomic DNA carries:
- the NPPB gene encoding natriuretic peptides B has protein sequence MNPPTAALPRALLLLLFLHLSPLGGRSHPLGRPSAASELSGMQELLDRLRDKVSELQAEQMALEPLHQIQGPAEAWGAREAAPERVLAPRENALQFLRSLRSPKMMPNSGCFGRRLDRIGSHSSLGCNVLRRY, from the exons ATGAATCCCCCGACGGCGGCACTGCCCCGGGcgctcctgctcctcctcttcttgCACCTGTCGCCGCTGGGAGGTCGTTCTCACCCGCTGGGCCGCCCCAGTGCAGCCTCGGAACTGTCTGGGATGCAG GAGCTGCTGGATCGTCTGCGGGACAAAGTCTCCGAATTGCAGGCGGAACAAATGGCTCTGGAGCCCCTCCATCAGATCCAGGGCCCCGCAGAAGCCTGGGGGGCCCGGGAGGCAGCCCCAGAGCGTGTCCTGGCGCCCCGCGAAAACGCCCTCCAGTTCCTGCGGAGCCTGCGCAGCCCCAAGATGATGCCCAACTCAGGCTGCTTCGGGCGGAGGCTGGACCGGATTGGCTCCCACAGCAGCCTGGGCTGCAATG tGCTGAGGAGATATTAA